Genomic segment of Nostoc sp. TCL240-02:
TTCTTGATGCGGTCTTCTGCTAATCGTTTAGCAGCATCGTTGGTAGTAACTCCCTGAACTTTGGCAAGCTCAAAAATTGCTAATAGCGTGTCATAAATGTTATGCACTTGTTTGAAAGCTTTTTCTTCGTCATAACCAATCATCTCGTTGTAAACGTTGATCAGTCCTCCAGCATTAATTACATAATCTGGGCTGTACAGAATTCCCTTTTTGGTAAGCATTTGACTATGTAATTGCTCATTTTCCAATTGATTATTAGCTGCACCAGCAATAATAGAGGCTTGTAAAAAAGGAATTGTATGACTGTTAAGAATTCCTCCAAGAGCGCAAGGAGCAAAAATATCTACATCAAGAGAGTAAATTTCGCTTGGTTCTACAACTGTTGCGCCAAAAAGCCGTTTTGCTTCTTCCGCTTTTGCTGGATCTACATCGCTAACAAAAAGCTTGACATCATGCTCATGTAAGTGGCGACAGAGATTTTTACCGACATTACCTAAGCCTTGAACTGCAACTTTCATGCCATCAAGTCTTTTGCTCTGCCAACGAGACTCTACAGCAGCTTTAATTCCTAGAAAAACTCCTAATGATGTGATGGGAGCAGGTCCGCCAGATTTTTCTGATACTCCAACAACATGTTTAGTTTCTTGGCTGATTGTTCTGACATCATCAGGGGAAATATTGACATCTTGTCCAGTAATAAAACGCCCATTGAGGCTGTTAACAAAACGTCCGTAGGCTCTCAAAAGATCATCTGTTTTATTTTCAGGATTAGCAATAATAACTGCTTTGCCACCACCAGCCGGAATATTTGCACAGGCGGCTTTATATGTCATCCCCCGACTGAGACGAAGTGCGTCTTTTAAAGCAGCTTCTTCGTTGACATAAGGCATGAGTCTTGTAGCTCCCATTGCTGGACCCAATGTCGTGTCATGTATGGCAATAATTGCCTTAATTTCGGGATTTTTACCATGACAAAAAAGAACTTGTTCGTGACCCATTTCTCTAACGGTTTCAAATAGCAGCATTTTGACCTCTCGATATTGTTTGGAATTGGTTAGAGAAAGTAATTAGCATTACAAAATGTAAAGATATAGACACAAAAGCAGGCTGGAATATTAAGATTAAGTGAAGTTAAAAAGCAAATATTTGAAGTTCCAGTTTGATAAATTTAGTTATTGGCTGGAATATAGAAAATGAGGAAACGAACCGCGTTCGCGCAGCGTCTCGTTAGAGAAGGGCGCAAAGGTAAGAGAGTTGTAAAGAGTTTTTGCATCAGTGTCGTGAATTTTTGAAAGATTGTAATGCTCTCGTGTTTTAGTCTCTTCCCGTCACAAGATTACTTATCTCTTCCTTTGCGTCCTTTGCGTCCTTTGCGGTTCGTTCAAAAAATCTTCGAGTCGGTAGAGAGTAGTGTCTATAAGAATCTGATTCGATTCCCAGCTTTTAAAATCAAACCATTGGAAATGAAACTTGCTTGGCTCCATTTTTAGCTGTTGATTTAATTCCTTGTGCTGCCAAACTCTTATTACGTCCACCAGAAGGTGCTGGACGGTCAGCGTCAATTACGACATCAATGAGAAAGGGAACAGATGATGCGATCGCTTGTTCTAATGCCGCTTCAATATCCGACTCTCTAACAACCACGATCGCTTCTGCTCCCATCCCACGAGCAATCATGGCGAAGTTTGTTGGTGGAAGTGTGGCATCTGCGCCCTTTAATCCCAAGATTTTCATCCCTTGATGGCACATGTTGTAACGTGCATCGTTGAGGACAATCCAAATCGCTGGAATTTTGTATTTCACGGCGGTACTGATTTCGTTATTCATCAGCATTGCTCCATCGCCGACAATTCCTACAGCTTTGCTATTGTTCGCCAGTGCTGCACCCAACACTCCTGTGACAGCGTGACCCATTGCACCGACTCCGGTGCTGACTCGGTACCGATTGGCTTCGGAAAATTGCAGTAGATGCGTTGACCAAGTAAACGAGTTACCACACTCCGCCATTACTACCGCATCACTACCTTCAACAATGATCTTTTGAATTGCTGCCATCAATACTTCTGGCCGCACTGGATAATCTATGTCTGGTGCAGGTTCAATTGCTTTGCGTTCTGGATGAGGTAGCGACAAAGTTGTGGAACGAGGAGCATCTGGTAATTGCTCCAATAACTCTTCCACAAAAGCTTTGATATCAGACCGAACCCCAAAAGTTTCAACGTGTGGATAGGCTACACCTGGCACTTCTGGGTCAATATCTACATGGATGAAACCTTCTTTTGGAACTAGCGCCGAACTCCAGAAGGAAGTCGGTTCACCAAGGCGGGTTCCTAATACGAGTGTGCGTAGTGGAGGTTGCTGTTCCATATAAGTTAAGACGGAAGCATGACCACCTAAACCTGTGACACCCACAAACTGGGGATGATCTTCGGGAAAGATCCCTTTACCACGAGGTGAGCAGATAACGGCGGCTCCAGTTTTTTCTGCGAGTTGGAGGATTTCGGCTGCTGCGTCACGCGCACCGAAACCAACCCAGATGGCAAAGGGGCCGGATGATAATAACTCTACCGATTTAGCGATCGCTTCTTTGGCAGGAGTCATCGGAAACGGAGTAACATCTAGTTGGGGTAAAGCTACATCCTCAACTAAACTTGTCTGCACTGCGGTGGGAATACTCAAATGAGCGACAAATCCGCCTGGTTGCGCCATAGCTAAAGCAAGTTTGCGGAAAATCTGCGGTAGTTGAGCCGCAGATTCAATAGTGATTGCATAGTTGAATAGCGCTCCTGGGGTAAAAATTCCCCCACTGGGCAATGTATAAGTGCTGGTTTCTTGAATTGCCCAACGTCCACGTTGCGGTGCAGAGGTGCAAGCCGATAGCAAAATCACCTTTGCACCTTCACCACGAGCCGCAAATAACCCGGTCAGCGCATTAGTGATCCCCGGCCCGGCTGTGGTAAAAACTACAGTGGGGCGATTATTGGCAAAGTATGCTTCGGTGGCTGCAAAGGCTGCTCCTGCTTCATGGCGGAAGTTTAACACCTCGATACTGCTATTTGATAGCGCACCCCAAAGGCTTGCCATCGCGCCACCTGCGACACCAAAAGCGTAGCTTACTCCCAAATTTACCAACATCTGAGCGATCGCATCGGCAACTGAGAGCGTTGCTGATGTTTCATCCTTTAAAAAAGGCTGAGTTCCCCCGTTATTCTCCGATTCATCAAGCTGACGAGAAGATTCTACATATCTATTTGCTGGAAATTCTTTGTATGGCTCAGTAGTGATGAGAGGAGAGTTGGAACCAGTATAGTTTTGACTCATGGTTTCACTTAATTACATAAAGTTACACAAAGGCTTTTTAGTTTACAATCACAGCGCTAGCAATATTTAATATGAACAACTCTGTTGTTTATCACAGCTATGACCGAGTTTGAACGATAGTAGAAACGGTTGATTGCTGCTGGTTGATGGTTGTGATAGCACTACCAAAAGATTTTTGCAAAGGATACAGCAAGTAAGGCTGTGCTTCTAAGAACCACAATAGAGGGGATGATAACTGATATGCAATCAAGAATCTTTTGATGGAGGTGTCAAATTTTTCGCTTCTACAGTACTTAAGTAGGTTGGCAGGGAAAAACTACTTAAGTAAAAGTATGTAAACAAGCTATTAACCTTAACTCAAGCATATCTCAGAATTTTTACAAAGCTTTACATAGTTGTCTTTAATCACACCAACCTATTCATTAAACTCTCTGGATAGATTATTAATTTCTGCTGAATACTACAACTAAAGCATATCTGCAATGATAAATCTTTCGATAAAAGTGGCAATTCTTTCGCTTGTATAACTATTACAACATTTTCAACTTAGTGATTCTGAAAAATTGATATTCTGCAATCGCTACTGAGCTACATGACCAAATTTACAATAGAAAATCTTTTGATAAAGATGACAATTCTTTTACTTTTTTGCCCACGTGCTTGCAAATTGGTAACTGCCTGTCTTCCGTATTAACTCTTGAATTTGACTTGTAGCATAAGCCGAGCTACAACAGTTTAGCGGTTTTTATATTGCCACCAAAAACTCATCTAGTCAATTATTTGTAACGATAAAGACATAGTTACTTCACTTTTTATATATCCTGCGAGAGATGATTAAGCGTTGAGTAGGTATTCTTTGAGAAAAGAGATTAGGCATTTAAGCCTAAACCCCTCTAAAACTCCCTTTCTAGCCTCTGGCGATTTATCAAAAGTAACGTAGATTTTCCTTAAAATGTTGCTTTATGACAAAACAAACACAACGTTATACGCAATTGATACGTGTTCATGTTATGTAAATGTATTTCTTGCGACGGATGACTAAGCATATTTTTCTATAGTTAAATCCCTGATAGAGTAAGTTAAGATAAATTAATAAAATGAACTAATGAGTTAAAATTTTTTGATTCAACCCTAGCCAAGCCCGGTAAATTCATTTATGTTGATAATCAAACGACTCTACAGGAGTATTTGGCCAAAGTCCTTTCCCTCGGAAAGGTTAAGGAACAAAAATTTTTCTCATTTAACCGTTTACCAGTCGAAACTCAGTAAATTTGGGTTAGTGAACTATTCCTTACCTATGGCTCAGGTTACACTCCTTACTTGTTAAAGGTACACAAATTTCTGCATTCCTGTACTAGGACAGTTTGGCTGAAATAAGCCACCCATTTTAAATGTCTAAACACCTTACGTAAGGGTAATTACAGATTACCAGAAGTAGTAGTAGTTTAAATTTAAAATATATTTTCTACTTAATAGATTGACAACTTTCAACTCTTAGTTAGTAGGGTCTATTGACTAATAGAGATTTGATTTGTCTATTTTTTGCATGCATCAAAATTTTAAATTAAATATTGAATTTTTTCAGGAAAAACTGGTTCAATTATTCTCTTTTTATTGGTATAATAAGTTTTGTTAAATTAGTTATTAATCTTTTTTTAAATTTACTAACTAATTTTATTTTTTAACTGCTTAACACTGCACCAGAGTTTTTAGTTAGTTATGATTATCAACTTATTAATGGCTATGGTGCTGATTAATTACCAGGAGGAAGTAGGGATATGAATTCTGGCGATTATACATTAGCTAGATCAAACACTCAATGGTCACTACAGCCAGAAATAGAAATGAAGTTTGCTCACTTTCTAATAAATCAAGCTGTAGATGCTGCCTTTTGTTTAGGAGAAAATGCACAGTTTCTCTATGTCAACGATGCCACTTGCCAGATGACTGAGTATTCCCGTAAGGAATTACTTTCCATGAGGTTGCAAGATATAGACGTAGATTTTTCTTTACACAACTGGTCAAATATTAACTCAGAAGGTTCTCTTACCTTTAAATCTCGCTACTGCACAAAAGGAGGGCGGATCTTTCTGGTAGAAATATCCATTAGCTATGTAAAACAACAAGATATAGAATTTGGCTGTGCTTTTGTTCGGGAAATAAGTGATGAAATAGTAGAACTGAGTGTGCAAAAGTGGACTGATGAATTAAGGGATGCCAAAGATAATTTGCAGCAGGAATTTTCTCAACTCAAATCAAAAGAAATAGAACTAGAAGCATCTCTTTCTTTACTTCGTTCTACTCTCGAATCTACTGCAATTGGTATTGTTGCAGTTAACTCTGAGGGAGATATTCTGAGCTTGAATCAGAAATTTGTGGATATGTGGCAGATTCCGGAGTCTTTAATATTATCTAAGAAATGTCCTCGATGCAAAGCCTTTTTTGAGAATCAACTTAAAGATCCACAAGCCTTTAATCGACTAATTTGGGAAGTGTCTAGCCAATCTGATTTCGAGAGCTATGATATTCTGGAATTGAAAGATGGGAGAGTTTTTGCACACTACTCTAAGCCCCACTTGTTGGATGGCAAAATTATTGGTAGAGTCTGGAGTATTTGGGACATTACTGAATCGAAACAGACTGAAGAGGCATTGCGGCTAAACGCAGTTAGATTTCGGACTTTAGCCGAGACAACGGATACCAGCACTTTTCTAATTCAAGGTACGCGGCTTTGCTACATAAATCCAGCAGTAGAGCAACTGACTGGTTACACAAAAGAGGAACTGTTAACGGGTTTTGATCTTCGCCGACTGATTAAAAGCAAAAGACGCAGACAGGTACGTAAGCAGAGTGAAGCAACTAACTTTGAATACCAGGAGATGAATATTCTGACAAAAAGCGGTACGGAGCGATGGCTAGCTTGTGCAGTTGTAATGCTAGATGGAGTGCTAGATTTTGGTGGAAAACCAGTAGAAATGATTGCAGGCATTGATATTACCGATTATAAATATGCAGAATTAGGTCTTAACCAAGCTTTAGAACAAGCAAAACAACTTAGCGAACTTAGAGCGCGTTTTCTTTCTATGGTTTGCCATCAATTCCGTACACCGTTGAATATTGTTTCATTTTCTAATAGTTTATTAAAGGAAGAAGTAGACAAACGTACACAGAAGAAAATCCAACCATTGCTGGATCACATTCAAAAAGCCACCGAACAACTTGGTCAGATGTTGGATGATATTTTATTCTTCTCTAAGGCAGAAGCAGCAAAAATAAACTATGAGCCAAAACCACTTGATTTAGTTGATTTCTGTAATGACTTAGTTGCAGAAATGCAGATGAGCATTAGCAAAATTCCGATTAATTTTATCACTCAAGAAAATTCTCTAACAGCCTGCATAGACAAAAAATTGTTAGAGCCGATTTTAAAAAATTTGCTCGATAATGCAATAAAATATTCTCTTTCTGGTATGACAGTTGATTTGAGACTTGCTTGCCAAAATGAGCAAGTAATTTTCCAGGTCGAAGATAGAGGTATTGGTATTTCAGCGCTAGATCAACAACGAATATTTGAACCATTTTACCGTGGAACTAATATCGATCACATACCTGGCACTGGACTAGGACTGTCAATTCTTAAAACCTTAGTAGACTTACATCATGGTCAAGTATCTGTGGAAAGTCAACTTGGTGTGGGCACTACGTTTACTGTGACGTTGGCATTAATCAAGTCAGAGTTTAATAGTTCCGAGTTATGAATGTTGAAATCAAGATTAGTTATTAATTAACAACTTAACAATCAAAACTCTCGGAACAAAGTAATTAAGTTTATGCCTATTTCCATACTCCCTAAAAAGTTGAGTACAGCACGGCGTAAATCCAACTAAACTGGCAAAATTCCGTCACAGTTTAATATTAACCAGCTTCTGCTAAAAGATATGGTAATAAAAAATTATGTACGAATCATCAAATAAAATTCTCGTCATTGAAGATGATAATGTTACCCGCGATCTTTATTTAAAAGGTCTTAAGGCTAAAGGTTTTGATACAATCAGTGCTAACAACGGTCTTGCTGGTATCCAACAAGCACAAGAGTGTATACCCGACTTAGTAATTTGCGATATCACGATGCCTGATATGGATGGTTATAGCGTTTTAAGTACGCTACGCCAAGATCCTCTTACGGCAATTATTCCTTTTATTTTTCTGACTGGGAGTAGTAACAAAGCAGATGTTCGCAAAGCTATGGAATTGGGAGCAGATGACTATCTTACCAAACCCTCGACACTAGACGAATTGCTCAGAGCGATCGCTATCCGACTACAAAAGCAAGCTACTCTGCAATACTGGTGGGCTATGAAATTTGAGAAAGCTCCAAAATCAGTAATTCTAGATAATCCTACAGCTGCGATCGCACCTGAAGAACCTACAATCCCTTCTAAGTCAATATTTCCTAGCATTCCCCAATTAAAAGAAGTTTTTGACTTTATCGAAGCCCATTATCACCAAGGAATCACTTTGTGTGATGTGGCTGTTGCTGTTGGTTACTCACCTGCTTACTTAACTAATCGAGTCGCAAGGCAAACGGGAGAGACTGTAAACTGCTGGATTGTCAAACGCCGAATGGCAGGCGCTCGTTTTTTACTCCAAAATAATAATCAGACTATCGAGAAGATCGCCAAAGCATTAGGTTATCAAGATGTGTCTCATTTTTCTCGTCAGTTTCGCCAACATCACGGTTTACCTCCCCAAGCTTGGCGCAAACAGCATCAGCTTGTATCCCAAAAACAGGTGAAACTCTGGTAACAGTAAAAATACAGCAATTTTCATTTAGACTAAAACTGGAATTGGAAATTGGGAATTGGGAATTGGGAATTGGGAATGAAGAAGAGACAAGGTAGACAAGGAAGAGGGGGGAGACAAGGGAGAGACTTATTCTATAATTCCCCCTTGTCCCTTTGTCCTCCTTGTCCCTCTGCCCCCTGCCTCAAATAAATAGTTGCGTAAACTCATATATTAAATCCACCCTGCCCTTACGCAACATGGCTGGATCTAATCTCTCAGTAGTGTTACAAGTCATCAAGACAACTAATCGTTGCTGCATCTGAATACCAGACTCATCAATGACACTTTGATACAAAGTACCATCCAGCAAACTGAGAATGTGTTCGGTTTTGTTATTGTATTGCGCTACCTCAGAAGCGCGGTTTTGCGCTAGATTATCAGCTTCGTTAATAACGATACAAATACGCTCTATGTAAGTTGGGGGGACAAAATTAGCGATCGCATCATGATCTAAAATAAAAATTACATACCCTAAAGGTACAAGAATTTCTTTTGCTACAGCTTGTGTCCAGACTGTTTTACCAGTACCTGGTTTCCCATGTACAACAACCGCTAACTGGTTTTGATTCAGAATCGCTTGCTGTACAGCATCTGTAAACTGTTGAATATCTGCCGGAAATGTGCGAATGGGAAATTGGCTGTGAACTTTACCTACACGACTTTGATATCCACTCAGCATAACTGCCAAGTCGTAAGTCGCCTTGTTAATTAGTGGGGCAAGATTTCTCGCCATTAAACTATATTGTCGCCGCCCGCGATCGTAGGGATCAATTTGCAACCAAACGTCATGCTTTGCCCAGTAAGCATAAACAGTATTAATCACATCTAAGCGTTCCCAGCTAACAAATCTATCTATAGGAAAATAAAAATCTCTTTCTGAATAATACTGAGTAATAATATCAGGATTACCCAACACACCTAAAACTCGCAGTACAGTAATTTCTTGCAGTCGGTTAAGAACATAATCAATGGGAATGCTACTACGACTGACAAATTGAACAATAGGCGTTTCCGTACTCAAAACATCTTTGTAGCGATGATCTGGTGATTGAGGATCTGGTGTGATGTAATTCCAAAATTTTTCCACTTCGTAGCGGGTATTATCAGATACAATATTTAATAAATTAGCCCACCAAGCATAATTATTTCGTCCCAAAATATCAGCAACATTACTTGCTAAATTCAAACTTTTTTGAGTTAATTCGCGGGAGTCACTATACAACAGTTGCCACAAAAACCCCCAATCTAACTCTCGGTTAAACGGTCGCCAACCGCTAGCAAGCAAGCTTTGGCGGGTATTATTTGTAGGAGTGCCTTCATTGCTTCTAAAATAGTCAAAATCCATATTTGTTTAGTTATGCAGCGTTAATAGAGCTATTTGTGTTAAATATGAGATTTTAAAATTTTTCTTGTAATATCGACTACTTGCATACAAATGGTAATTTTATTTTCACCGTGCTGTACTGGCTAGGAAGTTTTTTTAATCTAACTCATTACCTGTGTAACACACTATATTACACAAAGACTACCTGCGTCAACTTTTTTGACAAAGCAATTACCTCTTAATGTCCCTCCATCATTTATCCATCTCTACACTTCTGACTGATATCATGTCCGAAAGCACATAATCCCACTTTTGGCTGATGCCAAAGTTTCTCTCCCAGATAGCAAGGTGAGGTTCCAAATATTACCGATGCAGAGGGCAGCTATGCTGTGTTACTGAGGCTTCAACCCCAGCTATTGCAAATTTGTGTAGAATCTATCCAAGCTATAGGACTCATATTTGATTTTTGAAAAAACTCCGTACAACTCAAAAACCCTTCTTTCCTATTGCCTCTTGCCTCTTTTTTGTCCACGCGAACAAAAATCAAATCAAATTCCTATATGTAGAGACGCGTTAACACAACAAGACATTAGCGTAGCGGTTTGAAGCCTAGTGCAATTTCGCGTCTCTTCTTGTTAATCAAGTTGAATATTTGCCATTAATTTCTATATAACCCTCTGAAAGATCGCAACCCCATACAGTTGCAGAAGCTTCGCCAATATTGAGGCTAACATGAATATCTACTTTGTCTTGGGACATAATTTGCCGCAATTGTTCCAGATTTTCATTAGTTAAACTACTAGGATAAACTTTCACGTCATCAAAACTAATAACAATTCCTTCTGGATTGATCTGCTGTTCATTTTCACATTTACCTATAGCCATCGCAACTCGTCCCCAATTCGGATCTGCCCCATAGACGGCGGTTTTTACTAATGGTGAATTGACAATTGCTTTAGCTACTTTTTTCGCTTGTACATAGTTAATAGCTGAATCTACAGTCACCTCAATAATTTTGGTGGCACCTTCTGCATCTCTGGCAATTTTCAACACTAATTCTTGTGCAACTTCTTGCAATGCACTGGCAAAATCTGCTTCTGAAACTTCACCGGCTATTCCATTAGCTAGAATCACGGCGGAGTCACTAGTAGAAGTGTCAGTGTCTACACTCAGGCAGTTAAAGGTTTTATCTATAGTAAAGCGAAAAATAGAACGAAGGCTATTTGCAGAAATTGCCGCATCAGTAAAAAAGAAAGTTAAGAGAGTAGCCATATTAGGCTCAATCATGCCAACACCTTTGGCAATTCCTACCAGCTTGGCATTTCCTATTTGTCGTGTAGCTAGTTTTGATACTGTATCGGTGGTCATAATACCACCGGCTGCGGCATTAAAATCAGCAGGAGTCAATTTTTTCCCTAATCCTAATAAACCTGCTCGAATTTTTTCAATTGGATAACGCCTGCCAATTACGCCTGTAGAAGCTATCACAATGTTATGTGCAGCAATTCCAGTTTCCGTTGCAACTAATTCTAAAACCTCTTGGGCATCAGCGATGCCGATAGCACCATTAGCAACATTTGCATTCTTAGATATAACGACAATTCCTTGTACTTGTGAATCTTTTAAATTCTCGCGGCTAATAGTGACACTTGGCCCGGCGAAAAGACTTTGAGTAAAGACTCCATCAGCAACACAAGGAACTTCTGATTTAATAAATACAAAATCATCAGTTGTATCTCGTATTCCTAAATTAGTAATAAATGCACTAAAACCTTGAGGTGCGGAAGATATCGTTAATGGCATTTTTCTAGATTTAATAATTTACTTTAATTATCTCATACCATTGGCAATCAGCTATTTGAGGTATACATATACCTCAAATAACTGATGTGTAGGATAAATTTTATTTATGAAATTCTCATCTAATACCAATTTAATGTGAAGCTGCATAGAAAAGAGCTTCTAGGATAAAGTTATAAGAACAGACAGAAATTACTTGCTCAAATGTAAGTTGGTCGAATATCTCTTGGATGCGTTCGCGTAAAGCTTGTAAAGAAGAGAAAAGTTGATTTTTGAGAGGTTTCTTGAGAGCTTGCCAAAGCCTTTTGATAGGATTGAGTTCAGGAGCCGATGGTGGTTGAAATAGAGGAATAATAAACTCTTGCCAGCTAATCGCTG
This window contains:
- a CDS encoding scytonemin biosynthesis sensor histidine kinase: MNSGDYTLARSNTQWSLQPEIEMKFAHFLINQAVDAAFCLGENAQFLYVNDATCQMTEYSRKELLSMRLQDIDVDFSLHNWSNINSEGSLTFKSRYCTKGGRIFLVEISISYVKQQDIEFGCAFVREISDEIVELSVQKWTDELRDAKDNLQQEFSQLKSKEIELEASLSLLRSTLESTAIGIVAVNSEGDILSLNQKFVDMWQIPESLILSKKCPRCKAFFENQLKDPQAFNRLIWEVSSQSDFESYDILELKDGRVFAHYSKPHLLDGKIIGRVWSIWDITESKQTEEALRLNAVRFRTLAETTDTSTFLIQGTRLCYINPAVEQLTGYTKEELLTGFDLRRLIKSKRRRQVRKQSEATNFEYQEMNILTKSGTERWLACAVVMLDGVLDFGGKPVEMIAGIDITDYKYAELGLNQALEQAKQLSELRARFLSMVCHQFRTPLNIVSFSNSLLKEEVDKRTQKKIQPLLDHIQKATEQLGQMLDDILFFSKAEAAKINYEPKPLDLVDFCNDLVAEMQMSISKIPINFITQENSLTACIDKKLLEPILKNLLDNAIKYSLSGMTVDLRLACQNEQVIFQVEDRGIGISALDQQRIFEPFYRGTNIDHIPGTGLGLSILKTLVDLHHGQVSVESQLGVGTTFTVTLALIKSEFNSSEL
- the scyA gene encoding scytonemin biosynthesis protein ScyA (ScyA, a thiamin diphosphate-dependent enzyme, performs an acyloin condensation during scytonemin biosythesis. It joins a molecule of indole-3-pyruvate to one of para-hydroxyphenylpyruvic acid.) — protein: MSQNYTGSNSPLITTEPYKEFPANRYVESSRQLDESENNGGTQPFLKDETSATLSVADAIAQMLVNLGVSYAFGVAGGAMASLWGALSNSSIEVLNFRHEAGAAFAATEAYFANNRPTVVFTTAGPGITNALTGLFAARGEGAKVILLSACTSAPQRGRWAIQETSTYTLPSGGIFTPGALFNYAITIESAAQLPQIFRKLALAMAQPGGFVAHLSIPTAVQTSLVEDVALPQLDVTPFPMTPAKEAIAKSVELLSSGPFAIWVGFGARDAAAEILQLAEKTGAAVICSPRGKGIFPEDHPQFVGVTGLGGHASVLTYMEQQPPLRTLVLGTRLGEPTSFWSSALVPKEGFIHVDIDPEVPGVAYPHVETFGVRSDIKAFVEELLEQLPDAPRSTTLSLPHPERKAIEPAPDIDYPVRPEVLMAAIQKIIVEGSDAVVMAECGNSFTWSTHLLQFSEANRYRVSTGVGAMGHAVTGVLGAALANNSKAVGIVGDGAMLMNNEISTAVKYKIPAIWIVLNDARYNMCHQGMKILGLKGADATLPPTNFAMIARGMGAEAIVVVRESDIEAALEQAIASSVPFLIDVVIDADRPAPSGGRNKSLAAQGIKSTAKNGAKQVSFPMV
- the scyB gene encoding tryptophan dehydrogenase ScyB, whose translation is MLLFETVREMGHEQVLFCHGKNPEIKAIIAIHDTTLGPAMGATRLMPYVNEEAALKDALRLSRGMTYKAACANIPAGGGKAVIIANPENKTDDLLRAYGRFVNSLNGRFITGQDVNISPDDVRTISQETKHVVGVSEKSGGPAPITSLGVFLGIKAAVESRWQSKRLDGMKVAVQGLGNVGKNLCRHLHEHDVKLFVSDVDPAKAEEAKRLFGATVVEPSEIYSLDVDIFAPCALGGILNSHTIPFLQASIIAGAANNQLENEQLHSQMLTKKGILYSPDYVINAGGLINVYNEMIGYDEEKAFKQVHNIYDTLLAIFELAKVQGVTTNDAAKRLAEDRIKNSKRSNPKAIAA
- the argJ gene encoding bifunctional glutamate N-acetyltransferase/amino-acid acetyltransferase ArgJ; this encodes MPLTISSAPQGFSAFITNLGIRDTTDDFVFIKSEVPCVADGVFTQSLFAGPSVTISRENLKDSQVQGIVVISKNANVANGAIGIADAQEVLELVATETGIAAHNIVIASTGVIGRRYPIEKIRAGLLGLGKKLTPADFNAAAGGIMTTDTVSKLATRQIGNAKLVGIAKGVGMIEPNMATLLTFFFTDAAISANSLRSIFRFTIDKTFNCLSVDTDTSTSDSAVILANGIAGEVSEADFASALQEVAQELVLKIARDAEGATKIIEVTVDSAINYVQAKKVAKAIVNSPLVKTAVYGADPNWGRVAMAIGKCENEQQINPEGIVISFDDVKVYPSSLTNENLEQLRQIMSQDKVDIHVSLNIGEASATVWGCDLSEGYIEINGKYST
- a CDS encoding transposase; translation: MAIHLGSDYAILQIDQAPAYTSSAISWQEFIIPLFQPPSAPELNPIKRLWQALKKPLKNQLFSSLQALRERIQEIFDQLTFEQVISVCSYNFILEALFYAASH
- a CDS encoding AAA family ATPase — translated: MDFDYFRSNEGTPTNNTRQSLLASGWRPFNRELDWGFLWQLLYSDSRELTQKSLNLASNVADILGRNNYAWWANLLNIVSDNTRYEVEKFWNYITPDPQSPDHRYKDVLSTETPIVQFVSRSSIPIDYVLNRLQEITVLRVLGVLGNPDIITQYYSERDFYFPIDRFVSWERLDVINTVYAYWAKHDVWLQIDPYDRGRRQYSLMARNLAPLINKATYDLAVMLSGYQSRVGKVHSQFPIRTFPADIQQFTDAVQQAILNQNQLAVVVHGKPGTGKTVWTQAVAKEILVPLGYVIFILDHDAIANFVPPTYIERICIVINEADNLAQNRASEVAQYNNKTEHILSLLDGTLYQSVIDESGIQMQQRLVVLMTCNTTERLDPAMLRKGRVDLIYEFTQLFI
- a CDS encoding response regulator transcription factor; this encodes MYESSNKILVIEDDNVTRDLYLKGLKAKGFDTISANNGLAGIQQAQECIPDLVICDITMPDMDGYSVLSTLRQDPLTAIIPFIFLTGSSNKADVRKAMELGADDYLTKPSTLDELLRAIAIRLQKQATLQYWWAMKFEKAPKSVILDNPTAAIAPEEPTIPSKSIFPSIPQLKEVFDFIEAHYHQGITLCDVAVAVGYSPAYLTNRVARQTGETVNCWIVKRRMAGARFLLQNNNQTIEKIAKALGYQDVSHFSRQFRQHHGLPPQAWRKQHQLVSQKQVKLW